CCGTCAGTTCAACAGCCCCGCCATTAGCATAAATAGCTTCCTTTTCTAATGCTTCAAGGATATTACTGCCTTTATCAGTCGTAATTTTGATATATGCTTCGCTTTTCCCTTCGCTCCTAACAGCATAATGACTTGCTTGTATTATGTTACCTAATTTACTGTTAATTTCCGTGTTTCCTACCCCACTAGCCTTCAAGAGCACTCCCATGCCCTCGGATTGCCCTTTGGCAATAATTTGGGTCATTCCGTCTGTATTAGTTATATCAGTAAAAGCCGCTCCATCATTATATACGCCGTAAGCTATAGCTGTTCCGTCAACCTGAATATTTACATTACTATTAGCAGTTAAACTTACCTTTCCACCATTGTTATTACTAATCCCTTGGGCCATCCTCCCTTCTGCTGTGATACTGATATTCTTCCCATTAACCGTAACCTGACCGTTATCATTTACTAACCCATTAGACGGATTATTTTTAGCAATAGAAGAAATATTTACATCGGTATTAGCTGTGATAGTTATTTCTCCATCTTTATTATAGATAGTATCTTCTTTACTTGAACCAGAAGCTTTTAAATTTGCATTTTCAGCAGTAATAGAAACCGTTCCACCAGTACTGTTAATAGCGTTTTTGTTACCAAAGACACTTGTATCATTTGTCGAATTAATAGTTACAGTTCCAGCAGAAACATTGATACCAACATTGCTTGTAATAGTCTGATTTTTATCTGTATACTGCCCAATAATATTGTCATGACCTGCCGTTACATAGATCATGCCTGTATCATTAGACAAAATACCTGTTTCTGTACCAGCTATGATATTATCATTATCAGCTATAACGTTTGTTGTCCCTGTACCGTCAGACCTTACGCCGTTTACATCGCCAGTTAATTCATTGTCATAATCCTCGTAATTTGCTAACAAAGAAATTCCTTCGCTGTCGGTTTCCGCAGTGGCTCTAATAGTAATCATGCCCGAACCTCTGGCATATACAGCGTTTTGTTTCCCATGAATGACGTTCTTACCGCCGTTCGCCGTAACCGTTATGTTTCCTTTATTTTCGCCAGCAGTATGAATACCATTGTTACCGTCAATGTAGTTGCCAATACCCTCTTCATCGCTTCCTGTAGCCGTCAGCGTAATATCCGCCGCAGCTCCGCTGTCTTGATGGATATACAAGCCGTCGTCAATAACGGTAATTGTATTGGTTTTCCCCGTTACAGTTGCCGTCCCGTCGCCCTGAATCCGAATACCGTCGCCGCCGGGAATGTTTGTTACAGTTTCCCCATAATTTTCGGCATGGATATAGTTCTGTCCATTTTCCGCACTGACTATAACGTCGGAGTTATCTTCTACGGTAATCCCATCGCCTTTTTTATCGTTTCCTTTATTGAAAAGGATCTCATTATCGCCAGCTGATGTCAGTGTTACGGTATGACCTTCATTTCCGTTTAATGTACGAATACCACTTCCATCAGATTCCAATGTAATATCCGAGTCGGTTCCAGTTGTTGCAATAGAAACAGTCTGATCCGATACATATATTGCTGCTCTATCTTCATCTTCATTAGTAACAGTAACATAATCTTCATACGGACCATTATACTGACTATCTATAATCGGGCCTGTAATCTCCGCCGCCATGCCCGTCGTCCAGACAGCCATGCTCATGGCCATGCCGAGCAGCACGGCTTTTCGTAATTGTTTGCCTTTCATGCTATTTTCCTCCTTAGCTACATGCTATTACATACCTAAAAAAACGACTTACATACGCAGCTGTCCTCCGTATGACAAGGGGTATGCTTCGGGAAAATGGCACGACAAAAGGGCAGAACTTGCGCTCTGCCTGCATAGATATGCTATATGCAGTAGGGTATAAAATCCCTGCGTTTTCAGGCTATATCTACAATATGAACCGTACCCCCCCCCCGTATATGATTTCACATAATTATACCGATTGGTATGATGTGCAGCTATTTGGCATTCCTGCCTACGGAACCGGACAGGTCTCATATTCGTTCACCCCCATTCTGTTTTTTTTATTCTTGTATATCATGATTTTACTACGACTTTAGGGGTGTACGCAATATTTTTTCGAAACATTTTACTCATACCCATGCGGTTATCCTATTCTATCTGCACGCTTTCCCTTTTCCCGCATCCTATGGTACCATAGACATACTACATGGGGAATGCAAAGGGGGAATCTGCATTGACGAATACAGCACGTACTGTTTCACTCGGCTTGATCATCTTAGCCGGCGGCCGCAGCTCCCGCATGGGACGCGACAAGGCTGCCCTGCCGTGGCGCGGCGCGACGCTGCTGACCGATTTGCTGCTGCGCAGCCAAGGCGTCGCCTTTGATGAAATCATCGTCTCGGCCAACAGGCCTCCCGACCTTTCAGCCCTTCCGCCGGATCTGGCTGCACGCATTATCGTCGTCGCTGACAGTTTCCAAGGCTGCGGTCCCCTCGGCGGCATGGAAGCGGCCTTCCGCGCCTGTACCTGCTCATACTGCCTCGTCTTGTCCGTCGACCTGCCCTTTTACGATTTCTCCCCCGTGAAGCAAATTCTGCCGGAGCTGGCTCAAATGCCGCAGGTCGACTTGTTCCTGTCTATGTCCGAAAGCCGGCCTCAGCCCCTGGCCGCCATATACAGACGAGGGCCGGCTCTCGAAGCCGTGCAGGCAGCCCTAAACGCTGGAAAACGCCGCGTCTTATCCATTGCCGACAAGCTGGCCGTCCGCATCCTCGACGACGCAGGCGCACCGATTCTATATGAAAACGTCAACACGCCGTCGGCTTACAAGGCCGCCCTGGCCATCGACGCTAACCGCCGCCGCGCCGTCCCCATCGTCTCCCTCTCTGCCGCCCGCTCGGGAGACGGCAAGACCAGCCTCGCCGTGCAGGTCATCGCCGAGCTGACGCGTCGCGGCTATGCCGTCGCCTACGTCAAGAGTACTCACCATCGCCGCTGCCGGGAAAAAATCGGTTCCGATACGGACAGAGCCGCCCAAGCCGGCGCAGTCCAAACTCTGCTCTGCAGTCCCGACGACATGGCCGACGGCGAAGGCAAAGAAGAGGCCCTCCTGCGTCTGGCCCAGCAGATGGCCGCCGATGTAGCCATCGTCGAAAGCCGCAGCCACGGCCCCTTTCCCGTCCTCTACATCGACGGCCCAGAGCCGCCGCCAATGCATCCCGACCATATCACAGCTGTCATCGGCCGCGGCGGCAATCCTTCCTTCTGCTATATCGCGCCAGCACACATCGACAGCCTTTGCAGCTATATCTTGTACCTAACAACATCCTGACAGGAGCTGCTGTACAAAGTATTTGCATATTCTCGCCGAGAATACTAAAATAGATATATTAAGCATTACTATGTAAGAAAGGAACTGCCTATGTCAGCCTATAAAACGATTACTACGGTCTGCCCGTACTGCGGCGCAGGCTGCGTCATCGACTGCACTGTCGATACGGAACATAACTGCGTCGTCGAAGCCAAAGGTTCTCCCGACGGCGTCAACAACGAAGGCCGCTTGTGCCTGAAGGGCCTGTACGGCTGGGATTATCTCAACGACCCGCAGATTTTGACCCGCCGCCTGCGCCAGCCTATGATCCGCAAGTTTGGAAAGGATTCCCCCCTCGTCGAAGTGTCCTGGAACGAAGCCATCCAATTTGCCGCCGAACGGCTCAAAGCCATCATCAAGTCCTACGGCCCCGATACGGTCATGGGCGCCGGCTCGGCCCGCGGCCCGGGAAACGAAGCGGCTTATATCATGCAGAAATTCATGCGCGCAGTCGTCGGCACAAACAACGTCGACCACTGCGCCCGCGTTTGACACGCTCCGTCTGTTGCCGGGCTCGGTGAGTCCGTAGGAGAAGGGGCGATGTCTATCAACATCCCCGAAATCGAAGATGCAGAAGTCATCTTCAACATCGGCTACAACGGGCCGGCGTCTCATCCCATCGTCGCCCGCCGCATCGTACGGG
This region of Megasphaera stantonii genomic DNA includes:
- a CDS encoding molybdopterin-guanine dinucleotide biosynthesis protein MobB, giving the protein MTNTARTVSLGLIILAGGRSSRMGRDKAALPWRGATLLTDLLLRSQGVAFDEIIVSANRPPDLSALPPDLAARIIVVADSFQGCGPLGGMEAAFRACTCSYCLVLSVDLPFYDFSPVKQILPELAQMPQVDLFLSMSESRPQPLAAIYRRGPALEAVQAALNAGKRRVLSIADKLAVRILDDAGAPILYENVNTPSAYKAALAIDANRRRAVPIVSLSAARSGDGKTSLAVQVIAELTRRGYAVAYVKSTHHRRCREKIGSDTDRAAQAGAVQTLLCSPDDMADGEGKEEALLRLAQQMAADVAIVESRSHGPFPVLYIDGPEPPPMHPDHITAVIGRGGNPSFCYIAPAHIDSLCSYILYLTTS